The nucleotide sequence atattttataattaTGTATAAAAATGTAGTTCCTTCTGTCTGACCTGAATCTGCTGCCAAACTATTTCATTGGATGACCtagaattctagtattatgaaggaGAAAACTTTCAATCTATGTCGCCATACTATACATAATTTCATATATTGCTCTGAGGTCCACCCCTGTTCCCTCATTTCTAACTAAAAAGCCCCCTTGCTGAAAATATTGTAGCTTATCCTTGTAGAGATTCAAACCccgtgatcattttggttgtcctttttctGCAGATATGCATATctgtatttgttttgtttgtattctGTGCTTTATCTGAAAATCTGAATGGCATATGTCTGCAGGATTTCCAACATTTAATCTCCACAAGAACGTGTGGGTTAAGTTAGGCTAGGAGGTGATGATTAGCCCAAAGTCACCTACTTCTATCATGGTGGCTGGCAATACCTAAATTCACTCAATCCACTGCATTGCACCGGCTTGGATGTCTGTCTTCCCATGCAAAATAACTAGCATTTAGAAGCTGCTATATAAGACAGTGCCCCTCTTGAAATACAGTTCTATTAATTCAGGACAGGTACTTATTACCCAATAACATTTTCTCTCTATAGCACCATGGATGCACGTTTTACTCGTGGGAAGTCTGCTATCCTTGAGCGGTCACTCACCCGGCCCAAGACTGATGTTAGCCTCAGTGCCTTTTCACTATTGTTTTCTGAGATTGTACAGTACTGTCAGAACAGGGTATACTCTGTCTCTGAACTTCAGAACAAACTTTCTGAGCTAGGTCAGCAGGTGGGAGCCCGTATCCTGGATGTGCTGGTGATGCGGGAGAAAAATGGTAAGAGAGAAACCAAGGTCATCAACATTCTGCTTTTCATCAAAGTGACTGTATGGAAGGCTCTCTTTGGGAAGGAGGCTGACAAGCTGGAGCAAGCCAACGATGATGACAAGACCTACTACATCATTGAGAAAGAGCCTCTCATCAATACTTACATTTCTGTTCCCAAGGAGAACAGTACACTCAACTGTGCTTCTTTCACAGCTGGCATTGTGGAGGCCATGCTGACCTGCAGTGGCTTCCCTGCCAAGGTCACAGCCCACTGGCACAAGGGAACCACCCTCATGATCAAATTTGATGAATCAGTAATAGCACGTGACAAAACCCTGGATGGCCGCTGACTACAATTTGTTTGAATTAATCTGAATCTTGTATATGCGTATTTTGACAGCATCCTGAAATAACTACCCTGACCATGCTTTGGCGGTATGTGGTGAGGAAGAAATGGTCCAGTCTGTATTGATGGTAAATGTTTCTACAGCATTTGTACTGATTATCTAGGACCACTTCTGCTTCC is from Rhineura floridana isolate rRhiFlo1 chromosome 3, rRhiFlo1.hap2, whole genome shotgun sequence and encodes:
- the TRAPPC5 gene encoding trafficking protein particle complex subunit 5 isoform X1, which translates into the protein MERSLQSTMDARFTRGKSAILERSLTRPKTDVSLSAFSLLFSEIVQYCQNRVYSVSELQNKLSELGQQVGARILDVLVMREKNGKRETKVINILLFIKVTVWKALFGKEADKLEQANDDDKTYYIIEKEPLINTYISVPKENSTLNCASFTAGIVEAMLTCSGFPAKVTAHWHKGTTLMIKFDESVIARDKTLDGR
- the TRAPPC5 gene encoding trafficking protein particle complex subunit 5 isoform X2, producing the protein MDARFTRGKSAILERSLTRPKTDVSLSAFSLLFSEIVQYCQNRVYSVSELQNKLSELGQQVGARILDVLVMREKNGKRETKVINILLFIKVTVWKALFGKEADKLEQANDDDKTYYIIEKEPLINTYISVPKENSTLNCASFTAGIVEAMLTCSGFPAKVTAHWHKGTTLMIKFDESVIARDKTLDGR